The following is a genomic window from Babesia bovis T2Bo chromosome 4 map unlocalized Chr4_1, whole genome shotgun sequence.
CCGGGGAGCCTTCTGTGGTGTGGTAACCTCCGAAGTGTCAAGACGAAAGTCAAAATATCTGTACAATGCCTTTTTGTGAACACTGGTGGTGTACGATGAAAGATAGGCACATACACGGCAAGCACAGCAAACTCTATTATTGTCTAAAAATGGTTTGCCGTTTACGATAGGGTAGTATAAAATACCACCCGGGTTGTATGTGAGGAACATAGGATTCACACGAAAGGCGCATATCATATTATATCTCTTCCCTGGTACAAGTAAACTCAGCTCAATATTACACCAAGATATCAAAACTTCATCAGTCGCCTCATCCGTTAATACTGGACGAATTATCCTTTCAATTGGCTTATCCGATAAACGCAGCTGAAGACATTCATACAGCTTTAGTGTAATGATTGAATTTGGTGATCGTATGCGTAACCTTATTGCATTATCAAACATATCATCCTCGTGGTTGAGCACACGGGTCTTATATACAAGTTTattatcaatatatatgtcaatGCGTGGCATATATATGGCACAGGGAAGAAATGAATATTCCTGGGCAATATGCGACAAAAATTGATTAATATGCAGGTCCAATATAGCATATTCATCCTTGACAGTGGAATGCACGTCGTCTTCCGCATTATTGCCAACAGGAGAATCTGTGTCTTTAGAATCTGTACTCGCCATATTTTAGAATTTGTTGCCACATTTAACCGATCAGTTCAAGAGTTGATAATATAAAGTTATTAAAAAATCATATAGATGGAAATACATAATAAGAGTCGGTAATTTAAAGTAAACGAATTACTATACATAGTTTAAATCAGCATACATTTAAAAGACATTGTAGCATCAATTTTCAATGTCTTCTGTAGCATTCCGGAACATATTTAATCCTTAAAGTTATTATACTAAAATGAAAATTAATCCACATCTCATCCCATCAAATTAtgattatttattataCCCTCAATTACACGTAGTGTGTTGGAATAACCAGGGATGTACCACACCATGGAAACAAATTAGACAAGAATTTTGTGAGGgtgtttatttataattttCATCTGTCTCACAGATAAATATTGTGAGAAGGTGTAGCTATTCATTGGCCTAACGTTCACCTCAACATGTCGAGGCGAGGAGGCTGCTGTCACGATGATGCCTATGATGGCAACTATGGCTATCATGAGCTCGATCAGTGCAAGCTACTTGAAGAATCGCTATTTTATGTCAAAGAACATGCCTATTATATGCGCCAAGCTTTGGTAAGTGGATGCTGTATGTAGgagtgtatatgttatgtgtgttatatcatttttTCAAAATGTGTTGTCATATTAGATTACATAATGGTCAACACCATAGCAAATATCTTGATAAAGGGCCTATTTGGCTTTGCTGTGTATTGTTATTCCTTACTAAAACATTATTCACTATATGGTTCCAATTTCTCGTTATAAATATGATTATTCTTATATTATGTCATAATGATTGGAAGCGTTTGCTTATTTGGGTGTTTTGTTGCATTAGCAGTATACGCATTTTATCTATACAACCCTTTCGTGTTGCGTTATTGTATGCTGATTCAACATTGTAGTAATGCTAGTATATTGGATAGTAATATTCTCTAACATGTAGTTTTCACTCATCTAAATGGTATTTATTGTTATTAATGTCATTATAGGACGCTAATGATTTGGGCGAAGCACTGAAACGTGGGATAAATGTCATTAGCGAGTTACGTACTTCAAGTTTAACGCCAACTAGTTACTATGAACTATATATGAAGGTTTTCAATGAACTACAAATATTATCTGATTTTATGGGAAATGAAGAAAAGAGTGGCGTGAAGTTAAATCAGTTATATGAAACTGTCCAACAaagttgttttattttGCCGCGATTATATTTACTGATTATGGCAGCATCCCATTGTATCAGAGAAGGTAAAGTATCATCCAATGAAATATTAAGCGACGTTACTGAATTGTGTAGAGGTGTACAACACCCTGTCCGTGGACTTTTTCTGAGGTATTTTTTAATTCAAATATGTAAGGATAAGTTGCCAGACTCCGATGCCAATAATCCCAATGGGACATTGGAGTCGTTTAATTTTTTAATGAGTAATTTCAAAGAGTCAGTAAGATTATGGATTAGATTGAATAATGGTTGCCATTCGCTCTTGGAGCAAAAGCGATGCGACAAGCAGCGTTTGGAATTGGGCTTGTTGGTCGGAACTAATTTGGTCAGAATGGCGCAATTAGAACATTTGGATTGTGAATTCTACACTCAGACGGCTTTACCAGCCATATTAGAAGAAATTGAGTCAACAAAAGATGTTGCCGCCAAAAAGTACCTGTTGGATTGCCTAATACAAGCTTTCTCAGATGAATACCACCTTAAATCATTACCCAATCTTCTCAAAGTCATCGTTAATTCTATTTCTACTAATGACTGCGTTAAAGTCGTATGTACATTGATGAATCGGCTTTCTACTTATTTCCAATCCTCTGAATCTGCAGGTGATGATGTCCATGTGGGTGTTGTGTTCGAAGTGTTTCATGATCACTTAAGCACAATAAACATACGTGATGGAATCACTCTAAAGTGCTTTTTAGAACTTCAAGCAAGTTTTGTTGAGTTCACTTCAACTGTGTACCCCGGAATTATTGAGCACGTTGAAGTTATTCTAACCCATGTGGTTAACGTTTTGAGTTCATGCGGAACTGAGAACATGATTCATGAACCAGAGGCTTGCGAAAGTATCGTAAAATTACTTACTTTACCTTTACATACCCTTGGTCTGCGGTCATTGGATATGCAACACAATGAACCCTTATTGGGATTTTTGCCAAAGCATTTGCACAGGAATGTTGCAAGGGCAATGATTGATGCGTTGATTGATTCGAAACTAAAGATTGAGAGCTGCGAAGTCTTCGAATCGATATGCCGTTATTTGAAATCATTGTTTGAAAAAGCAGAGTATGAACCGTCAGGTCATATATTAATGGAAAATCAAAATCACGTTTCAAGATTCATACATACCATTGAGACATATGACCCCAAGGACCAATTTGACATATATCAGCGTTTGTCAAAACGTATGATTAGTCAAGGTCCTATGCACTATCGATACAGCATATCTACACTTATTTGCCGATCTCTTATGTTGGTTTTCAAGCCATTTGAGCCCGCTGGGGAATCGACACCTGTTCATAGATCTCCTGATACACGTGACGCAGCAGATATGGCATTGTCGATATTTAACTTTGTTAACGATTTATTGGCTCGTGTGAAGCCCATGATACCGGAGGAATCCTTGAAGTTGTCTATGATGTCTGCAATTACTGTTAATGAGCTTTGTGGCCTTATGAATCTCGATATGCAAGAAGAGTCCAACTACATGAAATTTGGCAATGTTTGCCATAACTTTATCGCAAACTGCTGCATCATTTTTGAGGAAGAAGTTGTGGAATCTGACTCCCAACATCGTTGTCTCCTTTACCTCATATCAGCCTTCTGTTCTAAAATAACAATTTTAGACCCTGAACATCAATCTTCGATGGCAATGAGACTAGCGAAATACGCTATTGGTATGCTGAAGCTGGAACAGCAGTGTTCTGCTCTAGCTCACGTTGCATCATCATTTGCCAATAGTGGGGACCACTTTAAGGTTAAATGGGCGCTTCAACGATCTCTTACGGCAGTGCAGCAACATCAGTATCTTCCGCTTGGAGATGTTAGTCAAGCATTAGCCCCTGTTAAGGTGGTTGCTGCAAATCTGCAGAATCGGTTTGACCTGTCTGACCTCATGGAGGCAATCAACCAATATTAATTTTTTTACCATACATTTTACAATTCATGAGTGATATATCCCTCTACATGTTGTATACTAACATAATGTTTCATAAAATCTTCCGTTCGCCTTCTTTTTCGATTGAAATATCTATTACATTCGTATAATTGATTATGGTGCTAAACATTATTTTGGAAAGAAACATCGTATTTCTCCAAATAAACCTATTCCTAACATTCTATATGTGTAAAGCTCGTCAATGTATACTCTATAGTATTAGAATAATTGAAATTTGATAATTACTGTAGCTACAAAAGGATAAATATTACTGGTGCCTATATGAACACTACAAAGATAGATAACTATATAGGGTATCAGTATTACTAATGAAATTGGTTCAGTGAGTGATTAATAGTAAAATTGAGCCGACTGAAGAAGATATCGCTTAATACGTTCTTTAGCAATAGCTTCTAATTTTCTCTTGACCCTAACAATATTGGCATATTCCTGCGTGGTTGTGAATACACGATATGTTAATAAATATAGCGTATAGAATGGTTTCAAAACATGATAAAACGATAATGAGAAAATTAATCTTACCTCAGCCATTCCTCGGATGCGATAGTATGCAAATATAAGGACGAACGAGAACGAAAATAGCAATGTGGAACTGTATACAATTAAAGATATATTAGCGTAATTAATCCttcatgatatatatggttCAACCATCGCATTAAAAACATAAATTGGACGATGATATACTTTagatataaacatataagGAAACATTTAAAAAACTTACGCAGCGTAAAATACGTTAGGATCGGTTACAACATCTATTAAAAACTGTTTTGAGAGGTTATTCAAATGTTCATTCGGCAACAAGTTCCATAGATTAAATGAAATCATTGTCGTCATTTATCGACGTCTTACAAGgtgaaatgtgtataaatgATAACCTATCGATATACATCacatttgcgatattgaaGGTGTAGATCTTCATAGAATAAAAACTATAGACCGATTACATCTGTTATTTATAACATACAAAATGAGCTTCGGTTGGGCTGTGTAATTATATTTCCTACATAGGATAGCTTCATGTGTATGCCGTGATTACTATTACAGATTCAAAGCAGCAACAGGCTGATTAtaaattaaaataaaaacatCAATGAAATGCAAGGATTTTTAGTTTATTCATTAGATGATTTTGAGAATTTATACTACGCACGACACGGAAAATAATGTGCATCTTCaataatttatatatacgtACTTAATACACACATTATGTTTCTAAAATATTTCATACCATCATCGCTTATCATGACGtagatattgatattaacTAACATTACACATATAGAATTATGTGCAAATATGTGGCATAGAAGACGTAATTACACATCATCTAATTACTAAAGCGACATAGCAATACCATTTAACTTGCTGTATCAACTCGTTAGTGTGGAAAACAGTGGAAGTGAATCTGGAAATAGTCAATAACTTAGGGTGGGGCCATTTCAATCTTCCACCATCTACGTCGATTGCTTTGTACCTACTATTTTTATGATATATCTTTAATCACAGAAACATTTCTTTATTGTAACTGATATCTGCTCTTTTGATGCTCTTGAGTTAATGGCTTCTAGACAGTATTAAGGGAACATCTTTTAAATACATATCTACTGTTTCATTTCGCTTCCATTTTATTTTAGCTTGATTTTATCAATCAACTGTTCTAATGGATAATTAGTCATTGGTTATTGGTCGCTATCGCTTATTATAGCGGCCGCAGCCTGGCACAAAGCCTATAATTGCATATCTTATCGTTTTGGCTTTTATTTAAAGGGTAATATCTATGTATGcattatatttgtttattttattGATGTATTCGTAAAATTGAACGATGAGTGGAATTGGTTCTGCACAAGACTCGTCGATACGCTGGGCGGACGAGTTGGACGACTCTGATTCTGGAATTGAACCACCAATGGATTATAAACCATTATATTCGCAAGAGTCAACTACTGATTATCGTCAAACATCGGCTAAAGCACCAGAGGAGACAGCGAAATCGTTTGAAGGGCACCGTGCTGATTTTCTTGCAGGTGATCCTTCTGATACATGTGACTTATTTTCACGTCGCAATTTGCGTTCAAACAATAAAAAGGGCACTAATTCACGTAAACCCAGGACGTTCACACCTCCTCATGATGACGAATTCAGTTGGAGATCTTCGTCGAATTCTCTTAGGGGCGGCGGTCGCAATGTATCATCAATGGGTTCCAAAAGTGAAGGTACGTGATCATAGATATTGGAAAGGAACGTGATACGTTCACAtattatcatatatactcAACCGCTCCTAGTAATTCTGCACTTTTAATGATGTGTGCCGTATAGATACAAGTATCGTATTGTGTTGCGGTATTGCATTGTTAATCGTTTACAGAAGATCGCGGATTTTATGGAATGAGAAACCGGCGTAGAGAGGAAAATAACTCCGCCTGGTAATACATTAAATGGTCTTCTGTTAGAATATTTTTTGTagttaaaatattattacGTAAATGTGGATTGCACCATTGGTTTGTAAATTTTTTCAAGGAGCCTGAACGTATCAAAATCGGTGTTGAAGGTTGAATATAGCATTGCGTCGGCGTATACACTCATTTGCTTTAGGGCAATGTTGATCACTGCATATTTTCATTGGTTAAAATCCATAGACTTACCATTTGCAACTACATCAAGCGTGTTTGCGAAATCAATTGGCATTGAATAACGGCGAATCGTTGAAATTGCCTTAGACAGTGAAGCACATTGTGCTACAAACTCTTTTGCGACCTGTTGAATCGTGGTATCGGTGTAGCCGAGCATGTTTGCGATACATAGCCAGTTTGATAACCCtctagtgtatataaggGCGAGAGTAATGGCCTTGTTAGCCTGTTATTGTCATGATATGACTAATTGTAGTCTTACCTTATATGGTATTTTCGGTGTTGAACTCAGAAAACCACCGAGAATGATGTCGATTAAATTTCCACAGGCATTACACGTGTTCGCCTCCGGATTGAGTTCGATTCTTAAATTGCCAACGCTTTCTCTCTTGCTTGTAAGTGCTATTATGTGTGCCTCGGCCTCCACGACGTTCTCAATGAAGGCTTCAACATACGATGAGAACATTTGACCTCTAGTGTCGACTAACATGCGATAAATTAGCGTGTCAACTTGATATCGTTGCCGCTTTCCTTCTACAGAATAGGTGGATGcctgtggaatcttaaTGAAGGGTACCATAGGACATCTCCGAGGGTCTTCAGTAAATGATACGTGCATGGCATTCCCTGTTGGCTCAAAACGACCAGTTCCCGGGTTCAGGGTCATACTTACTCCTAGTGAATAGTTTAAAAATGCACGTGCAAGTAGCAGTTCATCTTCGTACTTCTGTGTTCCATGTGTAGGGAAGGCCTCTATGCTATTTGCTATAACATGGTCCTGCATTTTCATTAAAACGTTGCAATTATGAACGATTACGTACATAAACACAAATATGGTCAAATTATAATTGTTGCAATGTAACTTTCATGAAGATATACATCATATGCTAGAAGCTGAGAAAAGTCACTATCAGATTCCACAAATGAAAACTAGTCATACATTAATTATGAAAAGCGAGAACAACACCAGATGAATGTGTGACCTAAGCTAGTATTCCATGAACTCCAACTAACCATATGTGACAGATGCAAATTGATGAGTTCGTAGTACGCTTCTATCAGGGTTATAACCCACAACGTGGCTACTATTAATGTAGCGCTTTCAAGACTGACATTTATGAATTAAACATATTCAATAAATTTACCCAAATAATTTGCTTTTGTAATCTTCTATGCCAGGAATAAAGGACAAGATTTTGTTCAGAGCAAATGCAGCGTCCCAAGTTATCACAGATGAAGGCCTTATTAAGCACCACATCATATAACACAGTCTTGTAAGTAATGCGATAAAGATAGTGAAACCGATTGATACAACAACATGGAACACCGACAATGCGATCACCGTTTGCATATGCGGTGCTGTTATATGCTCTCTATCCAATGAGCGCATAACATCGAGTCGTTGTCTTCGGACTCTTAACTGATATAGTACCCTGAGAAGCTTTAATATCTATTACTTACACTTACGCTGCGCATATTACAAACAATATTTGCAAattagtaatatatatcctgCATATCGCATTTGCGAATATCGTAATGGCTGACGTCGTAGCaattatattaatgaatCCCCAAAGAATATATTGGATATCAGAGTGACCCGATCCTACAATTAATATGATACATAGACGACATGTGTTCTAGATAAAAATGCATATACAAAGTGACATTAGACAGGGATAGATTGACCTCCAAGTGAACATCGAATATACAATTGTACAAAACATTACGTTAATAGCACATTACCTCTAAATGTCACTTGACGCGATGTTAATAAGAATACCAAGGCAACATAAGTGGCGAGAGCAGTTGCGCAAGGACAGTATATTGCTTTAAACGGATCATCTACAATAAAATAGAATGATTTGCTATTTAGTATACCTGTATATCCACTTTTTGTTAGAATCCTGGCTGCATATGCGAAAAACAGTTTACACAGTGTAATCGCAAGTACCACTATGGCGTGGACTTTGGAGAGTTGCGATATAGCGCGAATTGAAGCTCTCCTCTTCACATCCTTCCATGTTAATGAAACGCCCATATTTATTTCATAGCGTCTATAACGATATTGTGTGTTAGTGTTACGCGCGCGACATTAGAGTGGTGCTTAATTATGAATAAAATTAATCATTATTAGAAACCAGTTTACATATGTATATAGGGCCACAATTTGTTCTATCTGGCATTAGAGCACACCCGTATTTTCGCGTTTCTACCtgtggtagtggtacttTAGCTTCATCTATCCATGATAGTTTCTTCCTTAGGTTTTCCAAGTCAGATACTAAATCGATTGTTTCATGCCTTAGTGTTGCTATAGATTGAAGAACTGTGTGTATAATGAGCTCATTTTCTATGGGATCAAGTGATTctgtaacatataatattgtCCCTCCAGGTTTGAGGAAACTAATGGCGGTGGTCAGTGCGTTCAATGCCTTCGTGGAATCATCTTTTAAATTCCTTTTACTCCATGACATTGGTGTTGCATAGTAGGAATGTGGAGGCATCCTTACGAATATGCGATCGAATGTTCCGAATCGTTTCAACTTATGATTCATTCCATCGTAGCATGTTATTTGTACATTCATTGACCTTAGCAATCTTTCTGGCAAATATTTTTGTAGGTTTGACATAGAAGTTGCATATAGGCTTTTGGTTGGCTCGGCGCATACCAGTAAAGACTTATCTGCTTTACATAGCATATCATCTCTAGCTCGATTGATTAATTCAACAATTTCCATAGTGCTTTTACCTTCTCCTGATATTTGCGACACTGATTCTGAAGTGGGAAACATAAGCGAAGCAAATATAAGACTATGAACTCCTCCATGTGCGAACATATCCATAACCCTTTCACCTGGCTGCGGTCCTAGAGCATAACAGGCATAGCATATTCCGATATTAATGCGATAGACACTATCAAATACAGTTCCCACTAAGTTATTTGCATTTAAAATAGCTTTTTTGTCGTATAAATCGATGTCATCCAAATTAATTAAACCATTATCCGTAGGTTTGAATTCATCCTCTTCATGGCAAAAAGGAAAAGCAGATTTGCGATAATACGATGTTCCTACCAGATTCTCCAGTTTTATATCTGTATTCGGATTCTTGCATTCATCCAGCATATCAGGTATATGAGAATAGAACGGAGGTATTAGTGCGATTGTATTCTGAGTATTTCGCAGGGCTGTGGACAACGCTGCCCATCTTTCTCCATATAAGTTCGCATAATGCGCTTCAAACGTATTACTGCCTTGTACTTTCATTTGTTTAGTCAGCTACATGTTATTTCTTGTATACGTTATCGTTATAGTGTTACACAGTGATCCCAACGGTCAATCATAGAACACATACAAAATGGAATTAATATGCTCTACATCTTTGTTAGCGAATTAATATGTTATTATCAGTCCGATGTGTAAATACCAGACGTTTTAATATTAGTAACTATCTCAATAATGTGGTTAAATATGAATATGAACTGTAATtaacattaatatattcaatgtgTAATTAATATGGATGACGGTAATATGGCTAACTCTGTTTCACTAGGTAAATTGTGCAATATAAGCAGAGGAACGTCTACTAGTGGCTCGCATCGCCGGAGTCCAGGTTTCTGTTCCACGGATGTGGCCGATTCGGATAACGCAGATGCTACGTTTCAGGAATTCACAGAACAAGATGCCACATCATCGGTAGATGCCGTGTTATCTATTGACAACTCGAAGTCAGATACGAAAAAATTCGAAAACACTATCCTGGATCCCAAGGTACAAATCGCATCACTAGAGAAGGAAacaaatattgatataattGTTTCTAAGAAGCCTGATACTACATCAAAAGTCTTAAATAATGACAGTTCCGCAGTAGCTTGTGCTAAATCTAAGAATGATTGGCGCTTAAATGCAGTCTCAACTATTCAAAAGGAGCCTCTGGTGCCATACGACGATGTTTTGCAACGTATTCGAAGGAATTACCAGCTGAAAGAAttaaatgaagaagatTATGTCGGTTGTTTGGAGTCGATTATTGAACGTGATTACTTTCCTGGATTAATGAAATTACGTGTGAACAATCTGCTGTTGGAGGCAGAATCACGTGGTGATCAAGCCCGTGTCAAATACCTTAAGGATAAGCTACAGCGTTTGGATGATGATAATGatgaaatgaatataaaGTTGCGTACCACAGGCAACGAAGACGTCGTTGTAAATGTCGGCAAAGGTGGATTAAGGATTGATGAATTCAGCCGAATATTTACGTCGGAGGATAATCGCAGTTTTGGCAGATTGTTAGAGAAAAGCATAACTCAAAGTAACGAGAAGCATTCTTGGATGGAAGGTGTTGCTAGAAAGCACAACTTGGCTATAGCATCTAACCAGGTTCTGACTAACTTGGGTATTAGCAGCGGTGAAGTTCAATCAAATAAAGAACATAGCCGCAATGCTTTGTTTTTTAATAAAGATTATGGAATCAACATGCCCACCACTAACAAATCGCAAATTCGTCATAATAATACATCCATGCCATCGGATCACGATGAAATGATATCAAAACTTGAATCACGACAGAAAAAGCGTCGTGCGGAACACCTAAAGAATGCATTCCACGGCAAGGTTAATGACTTGATTGCTGAATTCGGATTGAGTGAATGTAAAGACCTGATTGATCAGGAACAGATGGCAAAGTACGACTTTGTTCAAACTCCTTTAATTTCTTTAGGAAATGACGCAACTTACGACGTGCCCAAACCGATAGCGCGTGAGGAAATAGCAGAACGCCTGCGCAAGAAGTATCAGTCAACTCCGCTTAAAACACCATTGGCCAATACACCACATTGTAAAACACCATTACTTATTCAAAAGCTTATTGCGAAGCACAACAAGCTTACGGATCCTCAATTAAGGAGTTCTTACAGAAGTTCCAAGTATTCCAGGGGTTCTGTGCTGAGCGGTCCAGTATCGAAACCATAACTAATATGGATGCTAGATATGATTTGTATATTACTATCACTAATATTATAACTCTATAAGGTTAATAGGTGGAGTAAGATGAAGTACCATGTAATTTTACTTAACCATTTGGCGTAAAAATACACGTGGACCTTCTTCTTCGTAATCCGCTTTAGTGATCCATTGTTCCTTATATGTCTGTCTTACTTCCGGCGTTCCTAGGAAGCACGCACCTTTCCAACTGAGCAAATGTTGATCACGGGAAGTGTTGACCATGATGTTAGACCTGGCTGCGGCTGGCGCCAAGTTCTGTAACTCGAATGACAGTCTTTCACCCAAGTTTTCGAATTTTGAGCTGGCTCCacaaagatatatattttccaTTAGCAGTTTACGCTGTGTTAGACCGGAGTCCTGAATTGACTGCCATAGTAGCTGTGATAATCCCGGATGAGAAAAGCCAATAATGGTTGGGTTGAATAGAATCTCACAAACATAGAAACGTTCTACAGATAAACCAACCACATTAGTCTCGCCATCCCTCAACGTCTGTCCATCTGGCAAAACATATTGCTTCTCTAGACCTGCAGCGTTGTTTTCATCAGCTCTAGGATCCAATGAAGTGAAGCAAAGTTCCTCCTTAATTTTACGACACGTATCAAAGTCATCCCTGGACGTCATAGGATACCCAAGTTCACATAGTAACTTCTGAAGATACATTGTAAGTTCCAAACCTCCAAAATCGATTCTTCTAATTGCCTTCTTTTCAAGGTGACCCTCTTCCATTGGCACCACTTGTATCATACCATCTCCTATATCTACAACCATTCCAGAGCTTTTACCAACGCCATACAACGAAAGCACTCCGGACATTGAGGTGTGGATTTCTTCAACTCCCATACCTTCCAATAATATTTCTCCCGTTTTCCTGTGGTGTTCTGCCGAACAAAGCACAGGTTCAATCATCAAAACGGAAGCTCCTTTAGGTTCAACATCCATGGTATCAAAAGCGTACTTCCATAGACCAGCAGCAATATCGTAATCAAAAATATGACCatggtccactacattagtCGTTGACATGTATGACATGCGTTGTTGGCACTCATTTCCATAGTACCTTTCATTACCCATCTCCTTTTGGAAACGTCGACGCACATCACCGTATATGCTAGGGCAGTGTAGTAGCGGTTCAGCCTGGTCACTGAGTCCAGCCTTTAGATACAGTGACCCGGTATCTATGATAACACTAGGGTAGTTAGACATTTTGTCATTTGATGTTTACAAAAAGTAAAGCCTATATAATAATGAGTGATATAAACGAATGATTATTTATTACAGCCACATCCAAACATGTAGGTATTCCATCAatcaatataaataaaaacGATTAATATGCATAGCACAAAAATGGAAAGGGATTACATAAGGTAAATAGGAACCCATCGAATACTAATACCATTAAATTTACAAAATTCCACCACTATATACTTACCTAAATAATGCTACTCTATGAAATGCGATGATTACGTTAAAAGTTATCCTTGTACACCTGGCACTTTATGACATGAATAACGCCGTTATACATAACAATCTCATGTATAATATGAAAATAATTGAATTGAACACATTAATTTAATAACATTTtcattgaatatattatagTAAAAATGATACTCAACCGCAACATATGAATCAATGTGTGGCATTGACATAAACATTCGACGCGTTTTAACCACACCTATGGTTTTTACTTTTAAAATACATCATTAAATtcataaatataatataatgtagtggactttgcatgttatatttttcatataACACAGGATTctttaatattatatatgctatacaatgtgtattGAACTGTGTCTTGACGATACATATGATTTCGATCTGATGTACGTCATTGGATAAATTGCTGTCTAATTGAAtgttatttcattttta
Proteins encoded in this region:
- a CDS encoding Actin family protein translates to MSNYPSVIIDTGSLYLKAGLSDQAEPLLHCPSIYGDVRRRFQKEMGNERYYGNECQQRMSYMSTTNVVDHGHIFDYDIAAGLWKYAFDTMDVEPKGASVLMIEPVLCSAEHHRKTGEILLEGMGVEEIHTSMSGVLSLYGVGKSSGMVVDIGDGMIQVVPMEEGHLEKKAIRRIDFGGLELTMYLQKLLCELGYPMTSRDDFDTCRKIKEELCFTSLDPRADENNAAGLEKQYVLPDGQTLRDGETNVVGLSVERFYVCEILFNPTIIGFSHPGLSQLLWQSIQDSGLTQRKLLMENIYLCGASSKFENLGERLSFELQNLAPAAARSNIMVNTSRDQHLLSWKGACFLGTPEVRQTYKEQWITKADYEEEGPRVFLRQMVK
- a CDS encoding Nuclear protein Es2 family protein produces the protein MDDGNMANSVSLGKLCNISRGTSTSGSHRRSPGFCSTDVADSDNADATFQEFTEQDATSSVDAVLSIDNSKSDTKKFENTILDPKVQIASLEKETNIDIIVSKKPDTTSKVLNNDSSAVACAKSKNDWRLNAVSTIQKEPLVPYDDVLQRIRRNYQLKELNEEDYVGCLESIIERDYFPGLMKLRVNNLLLEAESRGDQARVKYLKDKLQRLDDDNDEMNIKLRTTGNEDVVVNVGKGGLRIDEFSRIFTSEDNRSFGRLLEKSITQSNEKHSWMEGVARKHNLAIASNQVLTNLGISSGEVQSNKEHSRNALFFNKDYGINMPTTNKSQIRHNNTSMPSDHDEMISKLESRQKKRRAEHLKNAFHGKVNDLIAEFGLSECKDLIDQEQMAKYDFVQTPLISLGNDATYDVPKPIAREEIAERLRKKYQSTPLKTPLANTPHCKTPLLIQKLIAKHNKLTDPQLRSSYRSSKYSRGSVLSGPVSKP
- a CDS encoding Vacuolar protein sorting-associated protein 35 family protein, with amino-acid sequence MSRRGGCCHDDAYDGNYGYHELDQCKLLEESLFYVKEHAYYMRQALDANDLGEALKRGINVISELRTSSLTPTSYYELYMKVFNELQILSDFMGNEEKSGVKLNQLYETVQQSCFILPRLYLLIMAASHCIREGKVSSNEILSDVTELCRGVQHPVRGLFLRYFLIQICKDKLPDSDANNPNGTLESFNFLMSNFKESVRLWIRLNNGCHSLLEQKRCDKQRLELGLLVGTNLVRMAQLEHLDCEFYTQTALPAILEEIESTKDVAAKKYLLDCLIQAFSDEYHLKSLPNLLKVIVNSISTNDCVKVVCTLMNRLSTYFQSSESAGDDVHVGVVFEVFHDHLSTINIRDGITLKCFLELQASFVEFTSTVYPGIIEHVEVILTHVVNVLSSCGTENMIHEPEACESIVKLLTLPLHTLGLRSLDMQHNEPLLGFLPKHLHRNVARAMIDALIDSKLKIESCEVFESICRYLKSLFEKAEYEPSGHILMENQNHVSRFIHTIETYDPKDQFDIYQRLSKRMISQGPMHYRYSISTLICRSLMLVFKPFEPAGESTPVHRSPDTRDAADMALSIFNFVNDLLARVKPMIPEESLKLSMMSAITVNELCGLMNLDMQEESNYMKFGNVCHNFIANCCIIFEEEVVESDSQHRCLLYLISAFCSKITILDPEHQSSMAMRLAKYAIGMLKLEQQCSALAHVASSFANSGDHFKVKWALQRSLTAVQQHQYLPLGDVSQALAPVKVVAANLQNRFDLSDLMEAINQY
- a CDS encoding putative integral membrane protein produces the protein MGVSLTWKDVKRRASIRAISQLSKVHAIVVLAITLCKLFFAYAARILTKSGYTDDPFKAIYCPCATALATYVALVFLLTSRQVTFRGSGHSDIQYILWGFINIIATTSAITIFANAICRIYITNLQILFVICAAVLYQLRVRRQRLDVMRSLDREHITAPHMQTVIALSVFHVVVSIGFTIFIALLTRLCYMMWCLIRPSSVITWDAAFALNKILSFIPGIEDYKSKLFGLESATLIVATLWVITLIEAYYELINLHLSHMDHVIANSIEAFPTHGTQKYEDELLLARAFLNYSLGVSMTLNPGTGRFEPTGNAMHVSFTEDPRRCPMVPFIKIPQASTYSVEGKRQRYQVDTLIYRMLVDTRGQMFSSYVEAFIENVVEAEAHIIALTSKRESVGNLRIELNPEANTCNACGNLIDIILGGFLSSTPKIPYKANKAITLALIYTRGLSNWLCIANMLGYTDTTIQQVAKEFVAQCASLSKAISTIRRYSMPIDFANTLDVVANVINIALKQMSVYADAMLYSTFNTDFDTFRLLEKIYKPMVQSTFT
- a CDS encoding putative integral membrane protein, translating into MTTMISFNLWNLLPNEHLNNLSKQFLIDVVTDPNVFYAASTLLFSFSFVLIFAYYRIRGMAEEYANIVRVKRKLEAIAKERIKRYLLQSAQFYY